Proteins encoded together in one Drosophila suzukii unplaced genomic scaffold, CBGP_Dsuzu_IsoJpt1.0 scf_7, whole genome shotgun sequence window:
- the LOC139355074 gene encoding uncharacterized protein isoform X1, which translates to MAIVLSAAMRPLEVPEMRRTRYAGTDSPGNVDVVGVDCGRPFWMVVGTGRTDTGCWAAKSGCCICLDCWTVWPRLSRYLLIIAPPPYYMASLNIGSLDTWAI; encoded by the exons ATGGCGATAGTTCTCAGCGCCGCAATGCGACCGCTGGAAGTTCCCGAGATGAGGAGGACGCGGTACGCCGGAACGGACTCACCGGGAAATGTTGACGTCGTCGGCGTCGACTGTGGAAGGCCTTTCTGGATGGTCGTTGGCACGGGTCGAACGGACACCGGTTGCTGGGCAGCCAAGTCGGGCTG CTGCATCTGCCTTGATTGTTGGACAGTATGGCCGCGACTATCACGATATCTGCTGATCATCGCCCCCCCGCCATATTACATGGCCTCTCTCAACATTGGGTCATTGGATACATGGGCCATTTGA
- the LOC139355074 gene encoding uncharacterized protein isoform X2 translates to MRDARVYGHLILKSSRGKEGTGQKGKQRGQIRLSGLTPDKLTNSHCWAGPAGDDCPG, encoded by the exons ATGCGCGATGCGCGTGTGTATGGTCACCTAATCCTGAAGAGTTCCAGGGGAAAAGAAGGGACAGGCCAAAAAG gcaAACAACGAGGACAAATAAGGCTCTCGGGTCTAACTCCGGATAAACTCACAAACAG CCACTGTTGGGCCGGGCCTGCAGGCGATGATTGCCCGGGCTGA